The genomic DNA TCGTGTTTCCGAcctattttcatatttaccGCGGCTTTTGAGAACTAGGGACATTCGGATGATTTCCTTCGCGGGAAAGATTGAAGCTTGCAAGCCAAAGCTCATATGTCTAGGCCATATATTGAATGCCCATAAACCTCTGAGCTGTAATTCTCCAGTTCGTGCGGGTTGGAAACCAACGATTGCAGACTTTTGGTATCGAATACTGAAGATTAGCGAGAATGTTGGTTTCCAGTTACTTCCTTTGGAAGAACAGGGACTGCGAGATCTCCGCACACAGTTCAGGCTGGGAAAACGTTTCCCGGTTCCTGTTTTGGTTTGTCTACATTTTATACTACGTGTTTTCAGGGTGGGAACATGTAGACTTGCTGTTGGAAAAGGATACGGCAATTAAATGATATTTACTTTCCGGGGACGGTCGAATTATGGAGGATTTGACCTTCCTTTTGTGCATACTTGTGTAGGAATTGTTATGCCCTATTTGTGAGTTGTGACTGTTGTTGCAACTATGGCTTCGGGTTTCGACCTTGTTCCTATTACCCCGCAAAAGACGGACCCAGCATGGAAGCATTGTCAGATGTTCAAGAACGGGGACAAGGTACATCTCAAGTGCCTGTACTGTGCGAAGCTCTTCAAGGGTGGCGGCATTCATAGGATAAAGGAACACCTTGCGGGCCACAAGGGCAATGCCTCAACTTGCTTTCGGGTCCCACCGGATGTCCGCGAATTAATGCAACAGAGTTTGGATGGGGCTGCCAccaagaggaggaggaaacaGAAGATAGATGAGGTGATCTCTAATATCCCCCAGCCTAGTAATGACGTGGACCAGTTTGCTAGTCAAGGGGACTTGAGTGCTGAGGTAGAGCTGGTTCCGGTTCACATGGACTCCCTCGAGCCAAACCAAAGCTTGTTAGTGAACAGAGAAGGTGGAGTTAATAAGAACAAGGTGAGGAGGAAAAGGCAGAGAGAGAATAATGCCATTGTGGAGGTTCTGGATGTGATGCCAATCAAGGAATCTCCTGATGGGGCAGACGTAAATAATAGCTCATCATCGAGCAAAATGACCATGGACCATGTACATACAGCGGTGGCACAGTTCTTGTATGATATCGGAGCTCCTCTAAATGCTGTGAACTCGGTTTATTTTCAACCCATGATTGATGCAATTGCTTCTGTGGGACCCCATGTCTCAGGGCCCAGCTATCACCACCTAAAGGGCCCCAGCCTGAAGAGCATTCTCGAGGAAGTGAAGGGTGATTTCAGTAAGTATGCTTCTGCTTGTGAGAAGACGGGATGCTCCCTTATGGTTGAGCAATGGAGCACCAAAACGGGCGAAACATTTTTGAGTTTTCTGATTTATTGTTCCGAAGGAACCTTTTTCTGGAAATCTGTTGACGCAACAGACTACATAAATTCTTCAGAAAATCTGGTGGAAGTGCTTAGGCAAGTGGTGGAAGAGGTTGAAGAGAAGGTTGGAGTAAAGAATGTACTGCAAGTGATCACTAATGGCGGAGAGAATTTCTCTGTTGCTGGGAAAAGGTTAATGGAGATGATGCCGGCAATGTACTGGGCTCCTTGTGCGACCGAGTGCATAGATTTAATACTCAAGGACATTGCTGAACTTGAGTGGATAAGTTCGATCCTTGAACAAGCCCAATCTATGACCCGGTTTATCTATAACAATTCTGCAGTTTTGAATTTTCTGAGACGGTACACCTTTGGCAAAGATGTCATAGAACCAGGACACAGCCAGTTTGCTACAAATTTCATGACACTGAAACGGATGGTTGATCATAAGCACAACTTGcagtccatggtgacctcacaGGAGTGGATGGACTGCCCATACTCAAAGAATCCCGCAGGCCTAGAGATGTTGGACTATGTGAGTAGTCAATCATTCTGGGCATCATGCATTCTCATAACCAATTTAACGAGCCCTCTGCTTCAGCTTATGAGAATTGTTGGTGGCGAGAAGAAGGCTGCAATGGGATATGTCCATGCGGCAATGTATCGGGCAAAAGAGGCGATAAAGAAGGAGCTTATGAAAAGGGAGGAATACATGATCTACTGGGACATAATCGACCGTAGGTGGGACCGGCATTGGCATCTTCCTCTTCACAGTGCGGGTTTCTTCCTCAACCCGAAATTCTTTTACAGCGTCGAAGGAGATATACCAGTTGAGATCATGTCGGGGACGTTTGATTGCATAGAGAGGTTTGTCTCTGATTTCAAAGTTCAAGACAAGATCATGAAAGAGATAAACTTGTATAAAAGTAGCTCTGGAGACTTTGGTAGAAAGATGGCTGTTAGAGCTCGAGACACTTTGCATCCTGGTGAGTGTCCCTTATAAAATTTGACCTTCTGCTAGTTAATTCATCTTTTTTTGTGTGCGCATGAGCGTGTGGGGGGGTTGGAAAAGTCTCATTACATGCATTGTCTATTAGATTTTTGTTGGGCGTTATGCAGGTCTTGTACTCTTAATGTCATTCTCCTTACGAACATTTCGAGGTCTTAGGGAAATAAACAGATGTATTGAGTATTTTCACTTTAGAGTACCAAACATGACTGAAGACCTtctcagatttttttttccccttttacAAATTTGTGTCTTTCTTTTTGAAAGCTGAATGGTGGTCGACATATGGAGGAGGCTGCCCGAATTTGTCCCGTTTGGCAATTCGGATTCTGAGCCAAACTTGCTCCACCGTTGGATGTAAGAATCTCTGGATCCCCTTTGACCAAATCCACGAGACCAAGAACTGCCTAGAGCAGCAGCGGCTGAGCGACCTTGTCTTTGTTCAGTACAATCTTCGTTTGAGGCAAGTCGCCACTCATGATcgaaatttgaaaagttgaattcttttcctttcacATTTCTACGAATTGGAGTCTCTTATGGTAACAAGTTTTCTTCACAGGAATAGGAAGAATCCACAACAATATCCCCTGGATCCAATAGCTCCTGAGACAAGGAGAGTTGTTGAAGATTGGGTGACAGGTAGGGGTATATACTTGCAGGAAAGTTTTGATTGGGCCGCAGTTGAGCCACCCTCTGCTAGCTCGGAATCTTTAGAATCAGTAGCAGATGAAACCGAATATTTGGGTACAGGTAATATATCCGAGCCTTTCTTGTCTTGAATATAATTCTAAGAGGAatagggggggggggggggggggggggcggcgGCGGGGGCCCTTGTTGTCAGTACTTAATCTCTACTCTTGTGGTTGTCTTGACAGGTTTTGATGATTGTGAAATTTTCACTAGAGCAAAGTATGGGGAGGAGGAGAACATTGGGGACACTGGACAGAATCAGCTATAGCGGAGAGTCTAAGATTATCCTGTAAAGACCATGGCTAGTTCATTCTTCGGTCCCTGTAGATGGGGAGATGTACTGACTTAGTGTAGAAAGGATGGTGGATATAGAGTGATTTGGCTTGGCAGATCCGATGTAGGGAATTAGATGTTTATTCAAATGGGAAGAATCATACAATTCTTTTACAGGCCATTTCTTGTCAAAACTTATGGTTACTCTCACCAGGAGTTCCATGTGAAGGTGCAATTGACTTTTCGATACTTAAAATCTTCCAGATGCAGGGGCAGGCACTGTGGTGGTAACTAACTTAGCATGAGTATGATGGACCGGAGTTTCTGGTTGGGCCTGTTACTCGACGGGACTTGTCCGATCCCCACCTCATTACCGGTCGATGCAACTAATAGAGGAATAATATTATAGTGGTTTTTCGGGTTACGATGAAATCACTGGGTAGGAAGCATTCGGGCAGTCCGGTTGACGTGGGCCCTGctttacttttatgaaggTGGCAAGGAACAATAGTTGGCCATGTAGTCTTGTGTTCAGCTCCATGTCTGCAAAATTGCCCTTCTGCTGCTTTCCATCCCATGAAGTGAAGGCGACAGGCAAAGAGTAAGTGGAGCCACGGCCAATCCATCAgaatttttctctattttggGTCTCTGCCTAATTTGGAGGGGCCTACTTGTGCCTGCTCTGAATGGTGTAGTCTTCATATGCTCGTTGAGGAGTTCCTACAGCACAAACAAGAGGATGGAGTTAAGTTTCTCTGGTTTCCATTATGTGCTACGAAAACCAAACTCTTGTCACTAGGGACCTACTTCAGGTATGAGAAGTATTTTCCCGTTCTTCCAGTATCCCATTTGATCTCCCCGATTCCGATGCCCGGACCCAGAGTGTAATTGCACCCGAGAAGAAACTTTTTGAAATATGTCTACCACTGTCCTTTTCAAGAACATAAAATTATtggtttttttcttgttttggcTGGAACATAAAAAATTGGCCGGGAACCCAATTCTGGTGGTTGGCAAGTTTCTGAACTCTTGATAAACAGTTATTAGGTGAAGAAGAAGTAAAAGCCATCATCAGCTCAcctttttttgtcttttctccttttattttttaattgtttgaCTTCATTAAGATGGGATACCAAATTCTTAATTGTACATAACAATATTAAATTTAGCTATAAAGATTTTTTGGACCCCAATCCACGGAATAATTGTGTACTCTACACGTCAATTTTATCTACATCAAAATGGTATATCATATAGTATGTCTCATatacagggaaaaaaaatttaaaaaaaaagtgaaacaaTATGATCACATGACTAA from Punica granatum isolate Tunisia-2019 chromosome 2, ASM765513v2, whole genome shotgun sequence includes the following:
- the LOC116195356 gene encoding uncharacterized protein LOC116195356; translated protein: MASGFDLVPITPQKTDPAWKHCQMFKNGDKVHLKCLYCAKLFKGGGIHRIKEHLAGHKGNASTCFRVPPDVRELMQQSLDGAATKRRRKQKIDEVISNIPQPSNDVDQFASQGDLSAEVELVPVHMDSLEPNQSLLVNREGGVNKNKVRRKRQRENNAIVEVLDVMPIKESPDGADVNNSSSSSKMTMDHVHTAVAQFLYDIGAPLNAVNSVYFQPMIDAIASVGPHVSGPSYHHLKGPSLKSILEEVKGDFSKYASACEKTGCSLMVEQWSTKTGETFLSFLIYCSEGTFFWKSVDATDYINSSENLVEVLRQVVEEVEEKVGVKNVLQVITNGGENFSVAGKRLMEMMPAMYWAPCATECIDLILKDIAELEWISSILEQAQSMTRFIYNNSAVLNFLRRYTFGKDVIEPGHSQFATNFMTLKRMVDHKHNLQSMVTSQEWMDCPYSKNPAGLEMLDYVSSQSFWASCILITNLTSPLLQLMRIVGGEKKAAMGYVHAAMYRAKEAIKKELMKREEYMIYWDIIDRRWDRHWHLPLHSAGFFLNPKFFYSVEGDIPVEIMSGTFDCIERFVSDFKVQDKIMKEINLYKSSSGDFGRKMAVRARDTLHPAEWWSTYGGGCPNLSRLAIRILSQTCSTVGCKNLWIPFDQIHETKNCLEQQRLSDLVFVQYNLRLRNRKNPQQYPLDPIAPETRRVVEDWVTGRGIYLQESFDWAAVEPPSASSESLESVADETEYLGTGFDDCEIFTRAKYGEEENIGDTGQNQL